The following proteins come from a genomic window of Alicyclobacillus dauci:
- a CDS encoding zinc-dependent alcohol dehydrogenase family protein — MKIRAAVLHEMGLPAPYAESKPLKIETLDLDPPGPGEVLVRIRAAGLCHSDLSVINGSRPRPTPMVLGHEAAGEVFEVGEGIQDLKAGDHVVCAFVPSCGHCLPCQEGRPALCEPGAAANGAGTLLSGERRLHHEGHEIQHHLGVSGFADYAVVARNSLVKVDPEVPFDEVAVFGCAVMTGVGAVVNTAKVPAGSSVAVIGLGGVGLSALLGAKVTGARRIVAVDVNPTKLEFAMELGATDTFDARDPEVVQKIRSATDVGVEYAFETAGAVPAMQTAYGITRRGCTTVTTGLPDPSHLFSFPQVTLTAEERTIKGSYVGSCVPARDIPRYIDLYKQGRLPVDRLLTDRLSLDEINEGFDRLDRGEASRLIVTF; from the coding sequence ATGAAAATCCGAGCAGCCGTCCTGCATGAAATGGGCTTGCCTGCACCGTATGCAGAAAGTAAGCCGTTAAAGATTGAAACACTCGATCTCGACCCACCAGGCCCAGGAGAAGTCCTGGTTCGTATTCGCGCCGCAGGTCTCTGTCACTCCGACCTGTCAGTCATCAACGGCAGCCGGCCCCGCCCAACGCCTATGGTACTTGGTCACGAAGCAGCTGGTGAAGTCTTTGAAGTCGGCGAGGGGATTCAAGATCTGAAAGCAGGTGATCACGTCGTTTGCGCATTCGTTCCAAGCTGTGGCCATTGTCTTCCATGCCAAGAGGGTAGACCAGCACTTTGTGAACCAGGTGCCGCAGCCAATGGTGCTGGTACGCTCCTCTCCGGTGAAAGACGGCTCCATCACGAAGGTCACGAAATCCAGCATCATCTAGGTGTATCTGGGTTTGCGGACTACGCGGTGGTCGCTCGAAACTCACTCGTCAAAGTAGATCCAGAAGTCCCATTTGACGAAGTCGCAGTTTTTGGCTGCGCCGTCATGACGGGTGTCGGGGCAGTCGTCAACACTGCGAAGGTTCCGGCGGGTAGCAGTGTAGCCGTGATTGGTCTTGGGGGTGTCGGGCTAAGTGCCCTACTCGGGGCCAAGGTCACCGGTGCTCGTAGGATTGTGGCGGTCGACGTCAATCCTACGAAGTTGGAGTTTGCAATGGAACTTGGTGCGACAGACACGTTTGATGCGCGGGATCCGGAAGTCGTACAGAAGATTCGTTCCGCCACGGACGTTGGCGTCGAGTACGCATTTGAGACAGCCGGCGCTGTGCCTGCGATGCAGACGGCGTACGGCATCACCCGTCGCGGGTGTACCACGGTGACTACCGGTTTACCAGACCCAAGTCATTTGTTTTCTTTCCCACAGGTTACACTTACCGCGGAAGAGCGAACGATTAAAGGTTCCTACGTTGGAAGTTGCGTCCCCGCGAGAGATATCCCACGATATATTGATTTATACAAGCAGGGGCGACTACCGGTGGACCGTTTATTGACCGACAGACTTTCATTGGACGAAATCAACGAGGGCTTTGATCGCTTAGATCGTGGCGAAGCTTCGCGACTCATCGTCACATTCTAA
- a CDS encoding terpene cyclase/mutase family protein gives MYDHLIKTAIDNAARRILMHQREDGAFVFWNELNPLSDAVTVIFLSLIGQADDPLIPQLCRDLIEGQQADGTWVAYPDQESNVSATVLAYFALKLARYPVPPERMAAARQMILHHGGINRASNLTKIILAIAGQIPWTDLPYPFIDVVLWEPDAFVSIYDFASFTRLHMVPFMLLSHLQFHYNLPEEVGVKDLVHPSFHLSIPRLPQKHDEAINRCREFILGRLEVNGTLASYHLATVLAAFALKAVGRPEDAGVIERAITGLKGMVVRRGGAVIQQQFTSTVWDTSLSMQALIATRNPITHDALNRGARYLLSRQSTRASDWHVHAPKARPGGWGFSDVNLMYPDVDDTIAALGALYPFKHSHSLAWRRGANWVLAMQNDDGGWSPFDHNSNKAWLEHIPINDMGRAMTDPSTADITGRVLATIASTHIHAPSAVADGVQWLLRHQRDDGSWFGRWGIAFIYGTWAAVQGLRLCGLPEGTSAMQRALAFLEGIQHDDGGFGESCKSHEVDSFTPLSTSTPSQTAWGLMAMMFASPRRTKRIDRAAEYLLSHTVRRGGWYERYPTGAAVAGQAYVRYHSYPYVWPILALNIYRRRYF, from the coding sequence ATGTACGATCACCTTATCAAAACCGCGATCGACAATGCTGCCAGACGTATTCTCATGCACCAGCGCGAGGACGGCGCGTTTGTATTTTGGAACGAATTGAATCCGCTATCGGATGCCGTAACGGTAATTTTTTTGTCGCTTATTGGCCAAGCGGATGACCCGTTGATTCCTCAGTTGTGTCGAGATTTGATAGAGGGGCAACAGGCGGATGGTACATGGGTTGCGTATCCCGACCAAGAAAGCAACGTTTCCGCAACAGTCCTTGCTTACTTCGCACTCAAGCTGGCCCGCTATCCTGTCCCGCCAGAGCGTATGGCGGCGGCCCGCCAAATGATTCTCCATCACGGCGGCATCAATCGTGCATCCAACCTTACAAAAATCATTCTTGCTATCGCGGGACAGATTCCCTGGACAGACCTGCCTTATCCATTTATCGATGTGGTGTTGTGGGAACCGGACGCATTCGTGAGTATTTACGACTTTGCCAGCTTCACCCGCCTTCACATGGTTCCGTTTATGCTCCTCTCGCACCTCCAGTTCCACTACAACTTACCGGAAGAAGTGGGCGTCAAAGACCTCGTGCATCCATCGTTTCACCTGTCGATCCCGCGTCTCCCCCAAAAGCACGACGAGGCAATCAATAGGTGCCGCGAGTTCATACTCGGGCGGCTTGAGGTAAACGGTACACTTGCGAGTTATCACCTAGCGACCGTGCTTGCTGCGTTTGCCCTAAAGGCAGTGGGGAGACCAGAGGACGCTGGCGTTATTGAGCGCGCGATTACTGGGTTGAAGGGAATGGTGGTCAGAAGGGGAGGGGCTGTCATTCAACAGCAGTTTACGTCGACTGTTTGGGACACGTCATTATCCATGCAGGCGCTGATTGCGACTCGCAATCCGATCACCCACGATGCTCTGAACCGAGGTGCCAGATACTTGTTGTCCAGGCAGAGCACCAGAGCATCCGATTGGCATGTCCATGCACCGAAGGCGCGTCCCGGTGGTTGGGGATTTTCTGATGTTAACCTGATGTATCCAGACGTAGACGACACCATCGCGGCGCTGGGAGCGCTCTATCCATTTAAGCATTCCCACTCCCTAGCGTGGCGGCGGGGAGCAAACTGGGTTCTCGCTATGCAGAATGATGACGGTGGTTGGTCCCCTTTTGACCACAATAGCAACAAAGCGTGGTTGGAGCACATCCCCATCAACGACATGGGCCGAGCGATGACAGACCCTTCGACGGCCGACATCACCGGGCGTGTATTGGCAACGATCGCGTCAACACATATCCACGCACCATCCGCCGTTGCCGATGGGGTGCAGTGGCTGCTTAGGCATCAGCGGGACGACGGATCGTGGTTCGGCCGGTGGGGCATTGCCTTTATTTACGGTACCTGGGCGGCGGTTCAGGGGCTCCGCTTATGTGGCTTGCCGGAAGGAACGTCGGCCATGCAACGGGCGCTTGCTTTCCTCGAGGGCATTCAACATGATGATGGAGGCTTCGGCGAGTCGTGTAAGAGTCACGAGGTGGACAGCTTCACGCCACTCTCAACCAGCACACCTTCACAGACCGCGTGGGGACTGATGGCCATGATGTTCGCGTCACCACGAAGGACGAAGCGTATTGATAGGGCTGCGGAGTATCTTCTCTCGCACACGGTGAGGCGCGGTGGCTGGTACGAACGATATCCGACCGGTGCAGCGGTGGCTGGGCAAGCCTACGTTCGCTATCACAGCTATCCATATGTGTGGCCGATACTTGCATTAAATATCTATCGCCGCCGGTATTTCTAG
- a CDS encoding GNAT family N-acetyltransferase, which translates to MENEKAISLKPLHEANVGDIVTLYQQNRSFLAPYEPTRSVVYFTEPGQLEIQQKAQDLWLNDTAYTFVICESATGELVGRVTLSNVARGAWQSCTIGYFISEKVNGRGYATEAVRLAVDFAFSQAGLHRVQAAIMPRNERSIRVIKKAGFIREGLARYYLNIHDVWEDHEIFSITRENWPL; encoded by the coding sequence TTGGAAAATGAGAAGGCGATTTCGTTGAAACCGTTACACGAGGCGAACGTGGGCGATATCGTGACCCTCTATCAACAAAACCGATCATTTCTTGCACCATATGAACCAACGCGATCCGTCGTATACTTCACTGAACCTGGCCAGTTAGAAATCCAACAGAAGGCACAGGATTTGTGGCTCAACGACACCGCATACACGTTTGTCATTTGTGAAAGCGCAACAGGGGAGCTGGTTGGCCGCGTAACATTGAGTAACGTAGCGCGCGGGGCCTGGCAAAGTTGTACTATTGGCTACTTTATCTCCGAGAAGGTCAACGGACGGGGATATGCGACCGAAGCGGTTCGGTTGGCCGTAGACTTCGCGTTCTCGCAAGCTGGACTGCATCGCGTACAAGCAGCCATTATGCCTCGAAACGAACGTTCCATTCGCGTGATCAAAAAGGCTGGGTTTATCCGCGAAGGGCTCGCCAGATACTACTTGAATATTCATGACGTCTGGGAGGATCACGAGATTTTCAGTATTACGCGTGAAAACTGGCCGCTGTAA
- a CDS encoding PQQ-dependent sugar dehydrogenase translates to MERKINADDIVVPPGYIIEPAYTQVNVPTAVAFSEDGTVFLTDAGMTDGNGKVLVLRDGKFDILAQGFKPPLVGITYHGRRLYIAHRGRVTVMKPSGQREDIVTGLPSFGDHENNPIVVGPDGKLYFGQGTATNSGIVGPDNRWLADNPYFHDHAGATIQLTGLNFASKNILTPASDEIVETGAFVPYGVATAKGQWVPGVVRASGSILRVNKDGSELEQVAWGLRNPFGLQFDPTGRLWTINNGMDERGSRPVANCPDEFHEILPGTWYGWPDYAAGEPVTQPWFESDGFKPSFLFAGHPMIPPRPFACFAPHTAAAGFVFSHSHHFGHVGDAFIAELGSEAPATTGGKPAPKVGHRVSRLQMRDGELHAFAQNRSQLPASRDGGGGLERPMNVCFGPDNTLYIIDIGILRVGRGFEKHTGVVWRMRRRS, encoded by the coding sequence TTGGAACGCAAAATCAACGCTGATGATATAGTTGTTCCGCCTGGCTACATCATCGAACCAGCATACACACAAGTGAACGTACCGACTGCTGTCGCGTTTTCCGAAGACGGAACTGTCTTTCTCACCGATGCGGGCATGACGGACGGCAATGGCAAGGTGCTCGTATTACGCGATGGGAAGTTCGACATATTGGCCCAGGGTTTCAAGCCACCTCTTGTGGGGATCACGTATCATGGGCGGCGTCTCTACATCGCACATCGAGGCCGCGTGACGGTGATGAAGCCGAGTGGTCAGCGAGAAGATATCGTCACGGGGCTACCCAGCTTTGGAGACCACGAGAACAATCCGATCGTCGTGGGTCCGGACGGCAAACTGTATTTCGGTCAAGGTACTGCAACGAATTCCGGCATCGTGGGTCCGGACAATCGTTGGCTAGCAGACAACCCGTATTTTCACGATCATGCCGGCGCAACCATACAACTCACCGGTCTCAACTTCGCGAGCAAAAACATTCTCACGCCGGCTTCTGACGAGATCGTTGAGACGGGGGCGTTTGTCCCTTACGGCGTTGCCACGGCGAAGGGGCAGTGGGTGCCCGGCGTTGTGCGTGCCAGTGGGAGTATTCTGCGGGTGAACAAGGACGGATCGGAACTCGAACAAGTCGCGTGGGGACTGCGCAATCCCTTTGGGCTTCAGTTTGATCCGACGGGGCGACTATGGACTATCAATAACGGCATGGACGAACGGGGCAGTAGACCTGTGGCGAATTGTCCAGACGAATTTCACGAGATTCTTCCCGGAACGTGGTATGGTTGGCCGGATTACGCCGCGGGAGAACCGGTTACGCAGCCATGGTTTGAATCAGACGGATTCAAACCGTCGTTTCTGTTCGCAGGGCATCCTATGATTCCCCCTCGCCCGTTCGCTTGCTTTGCTCCACACACCGCGGCAGCTGGGTTTGTCTTTAGCCACAGCCATCACTTCGGTCACGTCGGCGACGCCTTCATCGCGGAACTAGGCAGCGAGGCGCCGGCGACAACAGGCGGCAAACCTGCGCCGAAAGTAGGGCACCGTGTGTCAAGGCTGCAAATGCGAGACGGGGAACTGCACGCGTTTGCACAGAATCGCAGTCAACTCCCTGCCTCTCGCGACGGTGGCGGCGGTCTTGAGCGCCCTATGAACGTCTGTTTCGGTCCGGATAACACGCTCTATATTATCGACATCGGTATCCTGCGGGTTGGTAGAGGATTCGAGAAGCACACGGGCGTAGTGTGGCGTATGCGAAGACGTTCATAA
- a CDS encoding SDR family NAD(P)-dependent oxidoreductase, with protein MRFNGEVAVVTGGAGGIGHASAKLLASQGARVIVADINPEAGEASAEDIRQAGFEVRFHEVDVTDYDSVEKLVQFATDTYGQLDIMFNNAGIFSDGSKNLMDMPIEQYKRMISINQDGVFYGIRAAAKAMKERGGVIVNTASIYAYIADKNQLPYHASKAAVVGMTKAAALELARYNIRVVAVAPGMIDTGLIDPWRADEKVFNTIQKAHMRRKLGTPEQVAQVVAFLASDEASFINGHAYLVDDGAAAFKR; from the coding sequence GTGCGTTTTAACGGAGAAGTTGCAGTTGTCACGGGTGGAGCTGGCGGTATTGGTCACGCAAGTGCGAAGTTACTGGCCAGCCAAGGTGCGAGAGTGATCGTGGCGGATATTAACCCGGAAGCAGGAGAGGCGTCCGCAGAAGACATTCGCCAAGCGGGATTCGAGGTGCGATTTCATGAAGTGGATGTCACGGACTACGACAGTGTGGAGAAACTTGTTCAGTTCGCAACAGATACCTACGGGCAACTGGATATCATGTTTAATAATGCGGGTATTTTTAGTGACGGATCGAAAAATTTAATGGACATGCCTATTGAACAGTACAAGCGGATGATTTCCATCAATCAAGACGGCGTGTTCTATGGGATTCGTGCGGCGGCGAAGGCCATGAAGGAACGCGGTGGCGTCATCGTCAACACAGCGTCGATTTACGCCTACATCGCCGATAAGAATCAATTGCCGTACCACGCGAGCAAAGCGGCCGTGGTGGGTATGACGAAGGCCGCGGCGCTGGAGCTCGCACGGTATAACATTCGAGTTGTCGCGGTGGCGCCTGGGATGATCGATACTGGTCTAATCGATCCTTGGCGTGCCGATGAGAAGGTCTTTAACACCATTCAAAAGGCACACATGCGCCGCAAACTGGGCACGCCGGAGCAAGTTGCACAGGTGGTTGCCTTTTTGGCCAGTGACGAAGCATCTTTCATCAACGGACATGCTTACCTCGTCGACGACGGGGCGGCCGCGTTTAAACGCTGA
- the fabL gene encoding enoyl-[acyl-carrier-protein] reductase FabL → MRYQDKVVCVTGSSRGIGKQLALRFAAEGADIVINYFRNGDAAREVAQEIEALGRKALLVRANMAQEEKIISMFEEIRDEFGRLDVFVHNAASGRNRQAMEVDVKGWDWTVNVNTRAFLIGAQQAARLMPEEGGAMLALSSFGSDRVFPYYTTVGASKAALESLVRYFAIELAAKKINVNAISAGAVMTDALGHFPDMDKTLEMVEEKMPYHRMVSPDDIANLALFLCSKEAEMVRGQTIKLDGGITLMVP, encoded by the coding sequence ATGCGCTATCAGGATAAAGTGGTATGTGTGACAGGCAGCTCGCGAGGTATAGGCAAGCAGCTTGCTCTGCGCTTTGCTGCAGAAGGTGCCGATATTGTCATCAATTATTTCCGCAACGGCGATGCCGCGCGTGAAGTTGCTCAGGAAATCGAAGCTTTAGGGCGCAAAGCATTGCTCGTTCGCGCAAATATGGCACAGGAAGAAAAAATCATCAGCATGTTCGAAGAGATCCGTGATGAATTTGGCCGACTGGACGTATTCGTTCACAACGCGGCATCCGGGAGAAATCGACAAGCGATGGAAGTCGACGTAAAAGGTTGGGACTGGACGGTTAATGTCAATACGCGCGCGTTTCTCATCGGGGCCCAACAGGCGGCCCGGTTGATGCCGGAAGAGGGCGGGGCGATGTTGGCTTTGTCGTCGTTTGGGTCGGATCGGGTATTTCCATACTATACGACCGTCGGTGCCAGCAAAGCGGCACTCGAATCGTTAGTACGCTATTTTGCCATTGAGTTGGCAGCGAAGAAGATCAACGTCAACGCCATTTCAGCGGGTGCCGTTATGACCGATGCGTTAGGGCATTTCCCAGACATGGACAAGACCCTGGAAATGGTTGAAGAGAAAATGCCATATCACCGCATGGTTTCACCGGATGATATTGCGAACCTGGCTTTGTTCCTTTGCTCCAAGGAAGCAGAAATGGTACGCGGACAGACCATCAAGCTGGACGGCGGTATCACGCTCATGGTTCCGTAG
- the ahlS gene encoding AhlS family quorum-quenching N-acyl homoserine lactonase, producing MASIVKAHPKLYVMDNGRMSMDKNWMIAMHNPATVENPTVPSVMVEFPIYTVLIDHPEGKILFDTSCNPNSMGASGRWAEVTQSTFPWQASEECYLHNRLEQLKVRPEDIKFVIASHLHLDHAGCLEMFTNATVIVHEDEFNGALQVYARNQKAGAYIWGDIDAWIKNNLQWRTIKRDEDGVLLAEGVKVLNFGSGHAWGMLGLQVSLPEKGNIILASDAIYTAESYGPPVKPPGIIYDSVGFVKTVERIRRLANETNSEIWFGHDANQFETFRKSTEGYYE from the coding sequence ATGGCAAGCATTGTGAAAGCGCATCCGAAATTGTACGTGATGGACAATGGCCGAATGAGCATGGATAAGAACTGGATGATTGCCATGCATAACCCGGCAACAGTCGAAAACCCCACTGTACCTTCCGTAATGGTTGAATTTCCGATTTACACAGTCCTAATTGACCACCCTGAAGGGAAAATCCTGTTTGACACATCCTGTAATCCCAATTCAATGGGAGCGAGCGGTCGATGGGCTGAAGTGACACAATCCACATTTCCCTGGCAGGCGAGCGAAGAATGCTATCTCCATAATCGACTAGAACAACTGAAAGTTCGTCCAGAGGACATTAAGTTCGTCATTGCCTCGCATCTCCATCTCGATCACGCTGGATGCCTAGAGATGTTTACAAATGCAACCGTTATTGTGCATGAAGATGAATTCAACGGTGCACTGCAGGTTTACGCGCGCAATCAAAAGGCTGGTGCATACATCTGGGGCGACATCGACGCCTGGATTAAAAACAATCTTCAGTGGCGAACCATCAAGCGCGATGAAGATGGTGTGTTGCTAGCTGAAGGAGTCAAAGTCCTTAACTTTGGCAGCGGTCATGCCTGGGGTATGCTGGGCCTGCAAGTTTCTCTTCCTGAGAAAGGGAACATTATTCTGGCCTCCGATGCCATCTACACAGCGGAAAGCTACGGCCCCCCGGTGAAGCCACCTGGTATCATCTACGACTCCGTCGGATTTGTGAAAACCGTTGAACGCATCCGGCGACTTGCCAACGAAACCAACTCAGAAATTTGGTTCGGCCACGATGCCAACCAGTTCGAGACGTTCCGGAAATCAACAGAAGGGTATTACGAGTAA
- a CDS encoding acyl-CoA thioesterase gives MAIVSADARPSLVHIDHDSTVKLNCKGREMRLDGYRFYYELRVRWSEVDGQQIVFNANYLAYMDLAYAEYLRRELKLSSGLPSTVIAKSTLQFRQSAEFDDVLRVWVRTSLIGRTSMTVDFAITRDDEVLFDAQTIYVYVDKETKRPTPVPDEWRRTIEEYEQGR, from the coding sequence GTGGCGATTGTCAGTGCGGACGCGCGACCGAGTCTAGTTCACATCGATCACGACAGTACGGTTAAATTGAATTGTAAAGGGCGGGAAATGCGTTTGGATGGTTACCGTTTTTATTACGAGTTGCGTGTCCGCTGGTCGGAAGTGGATGGACAGCAAATCGTGTTTAATGCCAACTACCTGGCGTACATGGATCTGGCGTATGCAGAGTATTTGCGACGGGAATTGAAGTTGTCGAGCGGCCTGCCGAGCACTGTCATTGCCAAATCGACGTTACAGTTCCGGCAGTCTGCAGAGTTTGATGATGTCCTTCGGGTCTGGGTGCGGACGAGTCTCATCGGTCGAACAAGTATGACAGTGGACTTCGCTATAACGAGGGACGATGAGGTGTTGTTTGACGCGCAGACCATTTACGTTTATGTGGACAAAGAGACGAAGCGGCCAACGCCCGTTCCGGATGAGTGGCGTCGGACGATTGAAGAATATGAACAGGGGCGATAA
- a CDS encoding DUF2515 family protein, producing MSVLHGIANELRLIWRVVQGKNRGQIVSLVRRLQKARSTSVLPTLTPEEESLVREIRKVTEVHNRNNLTRTNAYLDFYLAHPEVHWALLAHMVSRNGGWSMTDVKGEWFSRIAETVDANRFFLFLERANWLIFGDAYPQLLVYAESVKRGRDLSHLLGHLGVSRFMEPIWPVFLQTQDSSLITRALIINEQNFIEGRVIQNAAYDFEVLLSIEFQAQSILGLNHVLMPFRKGDRVRVAGTTVKQFGSVDDRIRTGKRLYSILFRDNTMHRAIYDWAREVQHTGSREDYWPDRFSHTSRSNLSSRYEPIFLQDVSSHTRIYSPRLDEVWEDVQHPPAEPGDWFVDDRYVIYLFDPDPKHPADFTDTYVESIKTIEHLILAKEKLESLVALT from the coding sequence ATGTCTGTTTTGCATGGAATCGCGAATGAATTACGGCTGATTTGGCGTGTCGTGCAGGGGAAAAACCGCGGCCAGATTGTTAGTTTGGTTCGTCGTTTGCAGAAAGCGAGATCGACTTCTGTTCTGCCGACGTTGACTCCGGAAGAAGAGTCGCTCGTGCGAGAGATTCGAAAGGTGACTGAGGTCCATAACCGAAATAATTTGACCAGAACGAACGCATACTTGGACTTTTACCTGGCTCATCCAGAGGTTCACTGGGCGTTACTTGCACACATGGTATCCCGCAATGGCGGGTGGAGCATGACTGACGTCAAGGGAGAATGGTTTTCGCGAATTGCAGAAACCGTGGATGCGAACCGGTTCTTCTTATTCCTAGAGCGTGCCAACTGGCTGATTTTTGGTGACGCGTACCCACAACTGTTAGTTTACGCCGAAAGTGTCAAACGTGGCCGAGACCTGAGCCACTTGTTGGGCCACTTGGGCGTTTCTCGGTTCATGGAACCCATCTGGCCCGTCTTTTTGCAGACTCAGGATTCCTCCCTCATCACACGTGCCCTCATCATTAACGAGCAAAACTTCATCGAGGGACGCGTTATCCAAAACGCCGCATACGACTTCGAGGTCCTCTTGTCCATCGAGTTTCAAGCACAAAGTATCCTTGGCCTTAATCACGTGTTGATGCCGTTCCGAAAGGGAGATCGCGTGCGAGTTGCCGGGACGACCGTCAAGCAGTTTGGTTCCGTTGACGATAGAATACGCACAGGCAAACGTCTATACAGCATCCTGTTTCGGGACAACACGATGCACCGAGCTATCTACGATTGGGCACGTGAGGTTCAACACACAGGGTCGCGTGAAGATTATTGGCCGGACAGGTTCTCTCACACGTCCAGGAGCAATCTCTCATCCCGTTACGAGCCGATTTTTCTTCAAGACGTCTCATCCCACACACGAATTTACAGCCCGCGCCTGGACGAAGTATGGGAGGACGTGCAGCACCCTCCTGCTGAACCAGGTGACTGGTTCGTGGATGATCGCTACGTGATATATTTGTTCGATCCCGATCCAAAACACCCAGCCGACTTCACGGATACCTATGTGGAGAGTATCAAGACGATAGAGCACCTGATTCTAGCGAAGGAGAAACTGGAATCGCTCGTGGCATTGACATAG
- a CDS encoding sigma-54 interaction domain-containing protein, producing the protein MKNMNTRLHEELAEVIEWFPDGVYVVDGECRTLLVNSAYEELSGSNRRDLIGRTMSELIQAGFISESVSILVQKTKHSESLMQVLKNGKEVMVTGNPVFDDRGNLQLIVTSVRDMTALNRVTLDLEKAIGLSELNKHHYHVALDQEPVVIWESKHMREVMEKVKQVAPYPTSVLILGPSGVGKEIIANCIHQMSERNHQPFVKVNCAAIPDALLESELFGYESGAFTGARREGKAGLFELADGGTILLDEIGDMPLSVQVKLLRILQDLQVLRVGGTRPRSVNVRVISSTNQDLRTLVGERRFREDLYYRLQVIEIKIKPLSERPQDANALIGHYFDCYSTKYRIPKRLRKDTVEMLNRYNWPGNVRELKNMMESLVVSVPSLVIAPHHLPLHVQTTKDTKRVLSLKRRLEQFEQEIVMEALNEYASFRKAAAALGVDHSTLVKKVQRWSKAVK; encoded by the coding sequence ATGAAAAACATGAATACCCGGTTGCATGAAGAGTTGGCTGAGGTAATCGAGTGGTTTCCAGATGGTGTATATGTGGTGGACGGTGAATGCCGAACCTTGTTAGTCAACTCAGCTTATGAGGAACTATCAGGCTCAAATCGGCGAGACTTAATTGGAAGAACGATGAGCGAATTAATTCAAGCAGGGTTCATCAGTGAATCCGTATCTATCCTTGTCCAAAAGACCAAGCACTCCGAATCATTGATGCAGGTGTTAAAGAACGGGAAAGAAGTGATGGTTACAGGAAACCCGGTTTTTGACGACAGGGGAAACCTTCAACTCATTGTCACAAGTGTTCGAGACATGACTGCTCTTAACCGTGTGACTTTGGACCTGGAGAAGGCGATTGGACTATCAGAATTGAACAAACATCACTACCACGTCGCATTGGATCAAGAACCGGTGGTGATATGGGAAAGCAAGCATATGCGTGAGGTTATGGAGAAGGTGAAACAGGTGGCCCCATACCCCACGAGTGTACTTATTTTAGGGCCGTCTGGCGTTGGCAAGGAGATCATTGCGAATTGTATTCACCAGATGAGCGAACGTAATCATCAGCCGTTTGTGAAAGTAAATTGTGCTGCCATTCCTGATGCCCTGCTCGAATCCGAATTGTTTGGATATGAATCCGGAGCATTTACAGGGGCACGTCGTGAAGGGAAGGCTGGACTCTTCGAACTGGCAGACGGTGGAACGATTCTACTTGATGAAATAGGTGACATGCCATTATCAGTCCAAGTGAAACTATTAAGGATACTCCAGGATCTACAAGTTTTACGTGTTGGTGGTACACGACCTCGGTCGGTCAATGTCCGGGTGATTTCCTCCACAAATCAGGATCTGCGCACCCTTGTTGGCGAGAGGCGGTTTCGTGAAGACTTGTATTATCGCCTGCAGGTGATCGAAATCAAAATAAAACCGCTCAGTGAGCGGCCACAAGATGCAAATGCGCTGATTGGCCACTATTTTGATTGTTATTCCACGAAGTATCGGATTCCAAAACGCCTGCGCAAGGACACGGTTGAGATGCTCAATAGGTACAATTGGCCGGGGAATGTACGTGAGTTGAAAAACATGATGGAAAGTTTAGTGGTCTCCGTACCTTCCCTTGTCATAGCCCCACATCATCTGCCACTCCACGTCCAAACCACGAAAGATACGAAACGAGTATTGTCGTTGAAACGGAGACTCGAGCAGTTCGAGCAAGAAATCGTCATGGAGGCTTTAAATGAATACGCATCGTTTCGCAAGGCAGCCGCGGCTTTAGGCGTTGATCATTCAACACTGGTGAAGAAAGTGCAACGCTGGTCAAAGGCAGTTAAGTAA